One region of Populus trichocarpa isolate Nisqually-1 chromosome 4, P.trichocarpa_v4.1, whole genome shotgun sequence genomic DNA includes:
- the LOC18098074 gene encoding probable inactive receptor kinase At5g10020 → MQTICLILLLLVVAALGQSDFKALLELRKGFEKDPSGKVFDSWDSKSLASDGCPQTWYGVICVNGHVVSITLNDVGLVGNFSFPVLAGFKMLRNLSVSNNQLMGTISNVGSIESLEFLDLSSNFFHGFVPSGVSKLKNLVLLNLSSNNFEGLVPSGFGNLESLEYLDLRHNSFSGDIMGLLSQLDIVVHVDLSSNQFSGSLDLGLGNASFVSSIKYLNVSHNYLVGQLFAHDGVPYFDSLEVFDVSNNQITGAIPPFKFVVSLRILRLGGNQLSGSLPEALLQDSSMVLTELDLSLNQLEGPVGSITSTTLRKMNISSNKLSGPLPATAGHCATIDLSNNMLTGNLSRIQNWGNYVEVIQLSSNSLTGTLPNQTSQFLRLTTLKISNNSLNGDLPPVLGTYSELKVIDLSLNFLTGFLLPDFFTSTTLTDLNLSANNFTGEIPLQEVHDSRENLSLVSLDLSHNSLEGSLPPEISKFHNLVYLNLSNNKLKGSIPGDLPDGLKGFDVSSNNFSGVVPDNLRRFPDSAFHPGNSLLIFPYFPSSSKGPPALVNLKGGRSRMKPAIKIALIASMVGAATIIALLSMVIYYRTHRPTHGTRSLKGDERSEGVPQEEGSSISSSRVNKNPSQSSASLSFHQSNSLTQMGSAYDPGNTSSVPQKSKEHLESITKDGGLTSPHLSSSNASPSKSPLSSDTPGVLRVRSPDKLAGNLHLFDGSLTFTAEELSCAPAEVVGRSCHGALYKATLDSGYVMAIKWLKEGIAKGKKDFAREVKKLGSIRHPNLVSLQGYYWGPKDHEKMIITKYINAQCLAFYLQESEPRKLQSLSLDDRLRIAVNVAWCLNYLHNERAIPHGNLKSTNILLEPPNMNPLLTDYSLHRILTSAGTAEQVLNAGALGYRPPEFASSSKPCPSLKSDVYAFGVILLELLTGKCSWEIVSADPGVVDLTDWVRLLSEENRTSECFDKLLMDTPNAEAPRVLDEMLQVALRCILPASERPDMKTVFEDLSTVAS, encoded by the exons ATGCAAACGATCTGCctgattttattgttgttggtAGTAGCTGCATTAGGACAATCTGATTTTAAAGCACTTTTGGAGCTCAGGAAGGGTTTTGAGAAAGACCCATCAGGGAAAGTTTTTGACTCATGGGACAGCAAGTCCTTGGCATCTGATGGGTGCCCTCAGACCTGGTACGGGGTTATCTGTGTCAATGGTCATGTGGTTTCAATCACTCTAAATGATGTTGGTCTTGTTGGAAACTTCAGTTTCCCAGTTCTTGCTGGCTTTAAAATGCTTCGAAACTTGTCGGTTTCGAACAACCAGTTGATGGGCACTATCTCGAATGTTGGTTCCATCGAGTCCCTTGAATTTCTGGATCTTTCATCCAATTTTTTTCATGGGTTTGTACCTTCTGGGGTGTCAAAGTTGAAGAATTTAGTGCTTCTGAATCTTTCTTCAAACAATTTTGAAGGCCTTGTTCCCTCAGGTTTTGGCAATCTCGAGAGCTTGGAGTACTTAGATTTGAGGCATAATAGCTTTTCTGGGGATATAATGGGTCTTCTTTCCCAGTTGGACATTGTGGTTCATGTTGATTTGAGCAGCAACCAATTTTCTGGTTCATTGGATTTGGGACTCGGAAATGCTAGCTTTGTTTCATCAATCAAGTATTTGAATGTAAGCCACAATTACTTGGTTGGGCAGCTCTTTGCTCACGATGGAGTGCCATATTTTGACAGCTTAGAGGTCTTTGATGTTAGCAATAATCAGATAACTGGGGCTATTCCCCCCTTCAAATTTGTTGTTTCTCTTCGGATTCTTAGGCTTGGTGGCAACCAGTTATCAGGGTCTTTACCAGAAGCTCTTCTGCAAGATAGCTCGATGGTGTTGACTGAACTGGATCTTAGCCTTAATCAACTTGAAG GTCCAGTAGGAAGTATCACCTCTACAACTCTGAGGAAGATGAATATATCTTCAAACAAACTTTCAGGCCCTTTACCAGCCACTGCAGGCCACTGTGCCACCATTGATCTGAGTAATAATATGCTCACAGGGAATTTGTCCAGAATCCAGAACTGGGGAAATTACGTGGAAGTTATTCAGTTGAGTTCAAACTCATTGACAGGAACTTTGCCTAACCAAACTTCTCAATTCTTGAGGCTAACTACATTGAAGATATCAAACAACTCATTGAATGGTGATCTTCCACCAGTGTTGGGTACATACTCAGAACTAAAGGTGATTGATCTTAGCCTCAATTTTCTTACAGGGTTCCTCCTTCCAGATTTCTTCACCTCAACAACACTGACTGACCTCAACCTGTCAGCCAACAATTTCACAGGGGAAATACCTCTTCAGGAGGTCCACGACTCTAGAGAAAATTTGAGTTTGGTGTCTCTTGACCTGTCACACAACTCTTTAGAGGGATCTTTGCCCCCAGAAATCAGTAAGTTCCATAACCTGGTCTATCTTAACCTATCTAACAACAAACTGAAAGGCAGCATCCCTGGGGACCTTCCTGACGGATTGAAAGGATTTGATGTGTCTTCTAACAATTTTTCTGGTGTGGTTCCTGATAACTTGAGGCGGTTTCCTGATTCAGCTTTCCATCCAGGAaattctttgttgatttttccttattttccaTCCTCATCAAAGGGGCCTCCAGCCCTTGTGAATTTGAAGGGGGGTCGATCTCGTATGAAACCTGCTATTAAAATTGCTCTGATTGCAAGTATGGTTGGTGCTGCTACTATAATAGCTCTTTTGTCCATGGTGATTTATTACCGCACCCATCGGCCGACACATGGTACCAGAAGTTTGAAAGGAGATGAGAGAAGTGAAGGTGTCCCACAGGAGGAGGGTTCTTCCATCTCTTCATCAAGAGTCAACAAAAATCCAAGCCAATCATCTGCATCACTTAGCTTCCACCAAAGTAACTCCCTAACCCAGATGGGGTCTGCATATGATCCAGGGAACACATCCTCAGTTCCACAGAAGTCTAAAGAGCATCTCGAATCAATAACAAAAGATGGAGGGTTGACTTCTCCCCATCTGTCATCTTCAAATGCATCACCTTCTAAAAGCCCACTATCATCTGATACTCCTGGGGTGCTGAGAGTTAGATCTCCGGATAAGTTGGCTGGGAATTTGCATCTCTTTGATGGTTCTCTAACATTCACTGCAGAAGAACTTTCATGTGCTCCAGCAGAAGTTGTTGGAAGGAGTTGCCATGGCGCGCTATATAAAGCTACACTTGACTCTGGCTATGTAATGGCGATAAAGTGGTTAAAAGAGGGAATAGCAAAAGGGAAGAAGGATTTTGCTAGGGAAGTAAAGAAACTCGGGAGCATCAGACATCCAAATTTAGTTTCTCTTCAGGGTTACTACTGGGGTCCAAAAGACCATGAGAAGATGATAATAACGAAATATATCAATGCGCAATGTTTGGCCTTCTATCTTCAAG AATCAGAGCCAAGGAAACTTCAGTCATTATCTCTTGATGATCGGCTGAGGATTGCTGTAAATGTCGCCTGGTGCCTAAACTACCTACACAATGAAAGAGCAATTCCCCATGGAAACCTAAAATCTACAAACATTTTGTTAGAACCCCCAAACATGAATCCACTGCTCACTGATTACAGTCTCCATCGAATATTGACTTCTGCTGGCACAGCAGAACAAGTTCTGAATGCAGGTGCTCTTGGCTATCGGCCACCTGAATTTGCTAGTTCAAGTAAACCCTGCCCATCATTGAAGAGTGATGTTTATGCATTTGGGGTTATCTTGTTAGAGCTCCTAACTGGAAAATGTTCATGGGAGATAGTTTCTGCCGACCCAGGAGTGGTTGATCTGACAGACTGGGTAAGGTTATTGTCTGAAGAAAACCGCACCAGTGAGTGCTTTGACAAGCTGCTTATGGATACCCCTAACGCAGAGGCCCCGAGAGTTCTCGATGAAATGCTCCAGGTGGCTCTTAGATGTATCCTACCAGCATCTGAAAGGCCCGACATGAAAACGGTATTCGAAGATCTTTCAACAGTAGCATCATGA
- the LOC18098075 gene encoding NDR1/HIN1-like protein 13, protein MADRVHPRDDSPPQTTEFKPPPAAAHYPESPTKPDAPRSEKPVPPPPGTYVIQIPKDQVYRVPPPENAKRHERLTRRKPSRSPCCCCLCWLLALLTALIFLVGVAAAVFYFVFRPESPDYSVERLSISGFNLTSSRWVSPEFDVTVRANNPNDKIGIYYRRGSSVDVYYDSVKLATGSLPIFYQGTNNVTVFVTPLKGSAVELTSGDRTAMIDEVGKGQVPFKLALRAPVKIKVGSVETWEITVKVDCDLTVDKLTATAEIGSKKCDYGVDLW, encoded by the coding sequence ATGGCCGACAGAGTTCATCCCCGAGACGACTCACCACCACAAACCACCGAATTCAAACCTCCTCCCGCAGCAGCACATTATCCAGAGTCACCAACAAAACCCGATGCTCCTCGGTCAGAGAAACCGGTCCCACCGCCACCAGGAACTTACGTCATCCAAATCCCCAAAGATCAAGTCTACCGAGTCCCACCACCGGAAAATGCTAAACGCCACGAACGTCTCACCCGCCGCAAGCCTAGCCGTagcccctgctgctgctgcctcTGCTGGCTCCTTGCACTTCTCACCGCCTTAATCTTCCTCGTTGGCGTCGCTGCTGCTGTGTTCTATTTTGTGTTCCGCCCGGAGTCACCGGATTATTCAGTCGAGCGTTTGTCGATTTCGGGGTTTAATCTGACGTCATCAAGATGGGTCTCTCCGGAATTTGACGTCACTGTGAGAGCGAATAACCCTAACGATAAAATTGGGATTTATTATAGAAGAGGAAGTTCCGTTGATGTTTACTATGACAGCGTTAAATTGGCCACGGGATCGTTACCGATTTTCTACCAAGGGACAAACAATGTGACTGTGTTTGTAACGCCGTTAAAGGGATCTGCCGTTGAGTTGACGAGCGGGGATCGTACGGCGATGATCGATGAGGTTGGCAAAGGACAGGTGCCGTTTAAGCTGGCTTTGAGGGCTCCGGTTAAGATTAAGGTTGGTTCTGTTGAGACATGGGAGATTACTGTTAAAGTTGACTGTGATTTAACGGTGGATAAACTAACGGCAACTGCAGAGATTGGGTCTAAAAAATGTGATTATGGTGTGGATTTGTGGTAG
- the LOC18098076 gene encoding protein ROLLING AND ERECT LEAF 2, translated as MGASSSKIEEDKALQLCRERRKFVRQALDGRCSLAAAHVTYIQSLGSTGTALRKFVEPEVPIESSLYISTNATPEPPALTEKSLSHFSVSSQSLSHPVDAAENFSPSPSPPSSSQVQAHHMKFRGFSSKTIEEKPPVVVTGTVTSSSTPQNTTPRSTEKHETSQFDDSSVPPGTTQWDYFEPFQPIDHQFSFQDRMQLNHGFDSADDLRQLREEYGIPDLEDEGEKASFHEIAESEGSEDEFDDPPVDTLVRSFENLNRVHDHVAPSASQITPSASGAASDTELLNGKKGNSPGLLPLRTPSAAVSVSADRQKTPMKEDQSKNKVSPKDFFSSIKDIEYLFVKASDSGKEVPRMLEANKLHFRPVVPGKENGSVASTFFKACLSCGEDPSQVQEEPAQNDLKYLPWHRTTSSRSSSSRTPLGLNAKDDSGDPVGNLFDNFCMISGSHASTLDRLYAWERKLYEEVKASEMVRREYDMNCKVLRQLESNGKSLHNVKIDKTRAIVKDLHSRIRVALHRIDSISKRIEELRDKELQPQLEELIDGLSRMWEVMFECHKLQFNIITTAYNNCNAELSIQSESHRQVTVHLEKELSSLSSSFTKWIGAQISYLQAINSWLFKCVFFPSKPAKRKRRQPEPSTTLRYFGPPVYVTCGVWLDKLQTLPAKEVAESIKGLAAETARFLPRQEKNQGKNANLSSWKADNGSDSAVNMLRDEALEDCILGFKHFRSSLEGFLGQLHKFAEDSVKMYAELEKEIQDTKSNYERVKSQQQVA; from the exons ATGGGTGCTTCAAGTTCTAAAATAGAAGAAGACAAGGCTTTGCAGCTTTGTCGTGAAAGAAGGAAATTTGTTAGGCAAGCCCTTGATGGCCGGTGCTCGCTTGCAGCAGCTCATGTTACGTATATTCAGTCACTGGGAAGTACAGGAACTGCTCTTAGGAAGTTTGTTGAACCTGAAGTTCCTATTGAATCTTCGTTGTACATCTCCACCAATGCAACGCCAGAGCCACCTGCTTTGACTGAGAAGTCGCTTTCCCATTTTTCAGTCTCCTCTCAATCTTTATCTCACCCTGTTGATGCAGCTGAAAACTTTTCTCCATCACCATCTCCTCCCAGCTCAAGTCAGGTTCAGGCACATCATATGAAATTTAGGGGCTTTTCTTCTAAAACAATTGAAGAGAAACCACCTGTAGTTGTTACAGGGACAGTAACGTCATCCAGTACCCCACAAAATACCACTCCTCGTTCCACTGAGAAACATGAAACATCACAGTTTGATGATTCATCAGTACCACCAGGGACGACTCAATGGGATTACTTCGAACCTTTTCAACCAATTGACCATCAGTTTTCTTTTCAAGACAGAATGCAACTGAACCATGGGTTCGACAGTGCTGATGATTTAAGACAGCTCAGGGAAGAGTATGGAATTCCTGATCTGGAAGACGAAGGAGAGAAAGCTTCGTTTCATGAAATTGCAGAATCTGAGGGTTCGGAAGATGAATTTGATGACCCTCCTGTGGATACTTTGGTGCgaagttttgaaaatcttaATAGGGTACATGATCATGTTGCACCTAGTGCCTCACAAATCACGCCTTCTGCAAGTGGTGCAGCTTCAGATACTGAGCTATTGAATGGGAAGAAAGGGAACTCTCCTGGTTTGTTGCCATTAAGAACACCATCAGCAGCAGTTTCTGTTTCAGCTGACAGACAGAAAACACCGATGAAGGAAGATCAATCAAAAAATAAGGTTTCCCCTAAGGACTTCTTTTCAAGCATAAAAGATATAGAGTATCTCTTTGTAAAAGCTTCTGATTCTGGGAAAGAGGTTCCGAGGATGCTTGAAGCAAATAAATTGCATTTCCGTCCAGTGGTACCTGGAAAAGAAA ATGGATCAGTGGCATCTACATTCTTCAAGGCCTGTTTATCTTGCGGGGAAGACCCTAGCCAAGTGCAAGAAG AGCCTGCCCAAAACGATTTGAAGTACTTACCTTGGCATAGGACGACATCTTCGCGATCATCTTCATCCAGGACTCCTCTTGGATTAAACGCCAAGGATGATTCAGGTGATCCAGTTGGTAatctttttgataatttttgcaTGATCTCTGGCAGTCATGCTTCAACTCTAGACAGACTATATGCATGGGAGAGGAAGCTGTATGAGGAAGTAAAG GCTAGTGAGATGGTCAGAAGGGAGTATGATATGAACTGTAAAGTTTTAAGACAACTGGAATCAAATGGAAAAAGTCTCCACAATGTGAAAATTGATAAAACCCGGGCCATTGTTAAAGATCTACACTCGAGAATCAGAGTTGCACTTCACAGAATTGATTCCATATCGAAGAGGATTGAGGAATTAAGAGACAAAGAGCTCCAGCCACAACTTGAGGAATTAATAGATGG GCTGAGTCGGATGTGGGAGGTGATGTTTGAATGCCACAAGCTTCAGTTTAACATCATTACAACAGCATACAACAATTGCAATGCCGAGTTATCTATACAGTCAGAGTCACATCGGCAGGTTACTGTTCATCTTGAAAAAGAACTGAGCTCTCTATCTTCAAGTTTTACTAAGTGGATTGGAGCTCAGATTTCCTACCTGCAGGCTATAAATAGTTGGCTTTTTAAATGtgtcttttttccaagcaaacCTGCCAAGAGAAAAAGGAGGCAACCGGAACCATCAACGACTTTAAGATACTTTGGCCCTCCTGTATATGTCACCTGTGGTGTCTGGTTGGACAAACTTCAGACCTTGCCTGCAAAGGAAGTCGCAGAATCTATTAAGGGTTTAGCAGCTGAAACTGCTCGCTTTTTACCACGCCAAGAGAAGAACCAAGGGAAGAATGCGAACCTTTCATCATGGAAGGCTGATAATGGCAGTGATTCAGCAGTTAACATGTTGAGAGATGAAGCACTGGAGGATTGTATCCTAGGTTTCAAGCATTTTCGATCAAGCCTGGAGGGATTTCTGGGTCAGTTGCATAAGTTTGCTGAGGATTCTGTCAAGATGTATGCAGAACTTGAAAAGGAAATCCAGGATACCAAGAGTAATTATGAAAGAGTGAAGTCCCAACAGCAAGTTGcttaa